The following proteins come from a genomic window of Nitrospira sp.:
- a CDS encoding OmpH family outer membrane protein — MMGVARATWLGVAVLLVQGVAPLHAGEVFRVGVMDQQMVIERTKSGKLALEEVKGYSMTRQKIIHGDEQELKDLEQSLQDPNVKLADQARQEKEEQLRGKMEAFQRRLQEFNREVQQKQREMVVEYAQKIAAAAQAVAQKDGYTAILDKGNEALIRIVLYHQPALDVTDSIIKEFDRQNP, encoded by the coding sequence ATGATGGGTGTAGCGCGGGCGACATGGTTAGGCGTTGCGGTATTACTGGTGCAGGGAGTTGCGCCGCTCCATGCAGGCGAGGTGTTTCGGGTCGGGGTCATGGATCAGCAGATGGTGATAGAGCGAACCAAGTCTGGGAAGCTGGCCTTGGAAGAGGTGAAGGGATACTCCATGACCAGACAAAAGATCATTCATGGCGATGAGCAAGAGTTAAAGGACTTGGAGCAGTCCTTACAAGATCCGAACGTCAAGCTTGCGGACCAGGCACGGCAAGAGAAAGAAGAGCAGTTACGCGGCAAGATGGAAGCGTTTCAGCGTCGGCTTCAAGAGTTCAATCGTGAAGTTCAACAAAAGCAGCGCGAAATGGTCGTGGAATATGCGCAAAAAATCGCCGCCGCCGCGCAGGCGGTGGCTCAGAAAGATGGATATACGGCTATTCTCGATAAGGGCAATGAAGCGCTCATCCGTATTGTCCTCTATCATCAGCCAGCGCTAGATGTGACAGATTCGATCATCAAGGAATTTGATCGACAGAATCCCTAG
- the lpxA gene encoding acyl-ACP--UDP-N-acetylglucosamine O-acyltransferase, translated as MKIHPTAIIHPKASLDHNVEIGPFCVVGEHVVIGKGSRLLSHAIIDGWTEIGERNEVHPFASIGGPPQHLGYKGEPTKVVIGHDNIIREYVTINRGTTQGGGVTSLGSKGILMAYVHVAHDCRLGDHIIMANAASLAGHITIGDHAVIGGLTGVLQFVRIGDYVMIGGCCAIGQDIPPFAFAAGGYRAHLYGLNSVGLQRHGFSVDRIALLKKAFDLLFRSGHRTAEAVRLAKKEFKGQADVAKVLTFMEGTKRGISRAVNHDLEREFDQPV; from the coding sequence GTGAAGATACATCCAACAGCGATCATTCATCCCAAGGCGAGCCTCGATCATAACGTGGAAATTGGGCCGTTCTGCGTTGTGGGAGAGCACGTCGTGATCGGAAAGGGGAGCCGACTTCTTTCCCATGCGATTATCGATGGGTGGACGGAAATTGGGGAGCGGAATGAAGTGCATCCGTTTGCTTCGATCGGAGGGCCTCCACAGCACCTTGGCTATAAAGGGGAACCGACTAAAGTCGTCATCGGCCATGACAACATCATCCGCGAATATGTCACGATCAATCGGGGAACGACCCAGGGAGGGGGCGTGACCTCTCTTGGATCCAAGGGCATTCTGATGGCCTACGTGCATGTGGCGCATGATTGCCGGCTCGGTGACCATATCATTATGGCGAATGCGGCAAGCCTGGCGGGACATATTACCATCGGTGATCATGCGGTTATCGGAGGCTTGACCGGTGTTCTTCAGTTTGTGCGTATCGGAGACTATGTGATGATCGGAGGGTGTTGTGCGATCGGCCAGGATATCCCTCCGTTTGCATTTGCAGCCGGCGGGTATCGCGCACATCTGTACGGCCTCAATTCGGTCGGTTTGCAACGGCATGGTTTCTCGGTGGACCGGATCGCTTTGTTGAAGAAGGCATTTGACTTGCTGTTCCGATCGGGACATCGGACAGCCGAGGCGGTACGATTGGCAAAAAAGGAATTTAAAGGACAGGCGGATGTGGCCAAGGTCCTCACGTTTATGGAGGGAACCAAACGTGGCATCTCAAGGGCTGTCAACCATGACCTAGAGCGCGAGTTTGATCAACCGGTGTGA
- a CDS encoding OmpH family outer membrane protein, whose product MGLILMREPVSEPACSSLRSEPYFSRSLRVVRWNGNRWKRAAGRIEWTAMSAAVAVMLALSGGCAGGGGKIDGKVAVINLQRLLSETSAGKKVKENLAGFSKNRQALMEMEEKELRRMEEDFVKQSSVLSPTAKREREEQFRRRMQEYQQKASELNREVQEKQKDVLEGFRDKSETVVAKVAKRLGLQVVVDRSRGGPTIYHEEGLDISGQVIEEFNREYP is encoded by the coding sequence ATGGGATTAATCTTGATGCGCGAACCGGTGAGCGAGCCGGCGTGTTCGAGTTTACGATCGGAACCTTATTTTAGTCGGAGTTTACGCGTGGTACGTTGGAACGGGAATCGGTGGAAGCGAGCGGCGGGACGAATCGAATGGACAGCAATGTCGGCTGCGGTCGCCGTCATGCTGGCTCTGAGTGGAGGATGCGCTGGAGGTGGAGGAAAAATAGACGGGAAGGTGGCGGTGATCAATTTACAGCGCTTGCTCAGCGAGACGAGTGCGGGCAAGAAGGTGAAGGAGAACCTGGCCGGCTTTTCGAAAAATCGACAGGCGTTGATGGAGATGGAGGAAAAGGAGTTACGGCGGATGGAAGAGGACTTTGTCAAACAGTCCTCCGTTCTGAGCCCCACCGCGAAACGAGAGCGGGAGGAACAGTTTCGCCGACGCATGCAGGAGTACCAGCAAAAGGCTTCCGAATTGAATCGGGAAGTCCAAGAAAAACAAAAAGATGTTCTGGAAGGATTTCGTGACAAGAGCGAAACGGTTGTCGCGAAGGTCGCCAAGCGTCTTGGATTGCAGGTTGTTGTCGACAGGAGTAGGGGTGGGCCGACGATCTATCATGAAGAAGGTCTGGACATTTCAGGCCAGGTCATCGAAGAGTTCAATAGAGAATACCCTTAG
- the fabZ gene encoding 3-hydroxyacyl-ACP dehydratase FabZ has protein sequence MASVEQAEIQALLPHRYPFLLVDRVKEFEPHKSIVGIKNVTINEPFFQGHFPGRPVMPGVLIVEAMAQVGGVLVFKSGGTVGKTIMYLTGIEEAKFRRPVVPGDQLRIEIEVIKKRPPFWKMQGKAYVDNEMVCDAVMTAMVMEEKADTK, from the coding sequence ATGGCATCGGTCGAACAGGCTGAGATTCAGGCGTTACTTCCCCACCGATATCCGTTCCTACTGGTGGATCGAGTCAAAGAGTTTGAACCGCATAAAAGCATCGTCGGCATCAAAAACGTGACGATCAATGAGCCGTTCTTTCAAGGACACTTTCCAGGCCGCCCGGTGATGCCGGGGGTGCTGATTGTCGAAGCCATGGCCCAGGTGGGTGGCGTGCTGGTCTTCAAGTCGGGAGGGACAGTCGGAAAGACCATTATGTATCTAACGGGTATTGAGGAGGCCAAGTTCAGACGACCGGTGGTCCCGGGCGATCAGCTGCGTATTGAAATCGAGGTCATCAAGAAGCGTCCGCCATTCTGGAAAATGCAAGGGAAGGCCTATGTAGACAATGAAATGGTCTGTGACGCCGTGATGACGGCAATGGTGATGGAGGAGAAGGCGGACACGAAATAA